TGGAGAGGGAAACAACCCAGACCGCCAGCTAAGGTCCCAAAGTACTAGTTAAGTGGGAAACGAAGTGGGAAGGCTTAGACAGCTAGGATGTTGGCTTAGAAGCAGCCATCATTTAAAGAAAGCGTAATAGCTCACTAGTCGAGTCGGCCTGCGCGGAAGATGTAACGGGGCTAAAACTAGTCACCGAAGCTGCGGCATCAGTGGTAACACTGTTGGGTAGGGGAGCGTTCTGTAAGCGGAAGAAGCTGGATTGAGAAGTCCGGTGGACGTATCAGAAGTGCGAATGCTGACATAAGTAACGACAAAACGAGTGAAAAACTCGTTCGCCGGAAGACCAAGGGTTCCTGTCCAACGTTAATCGGGGCAGGGTGAGTCGGCCCCTAAGGCGAGGCTGAAAAGCGTAGTCGATGGGAAACGGGTTAATATTCCCGTACTTGGATAAACTGCGATGTGGGGACGGAGAAGGTTAGGTTATCAGGGTGTTGGATATCCCTGTTTAAGTTGGTAGGTGGAATGTTTAGGCAAATCCGGACATTCTTAACACCGAGAGATGATGACGAGGCACTACGGTGCTGAAGTAACCGATACCACGCTTCCAGGAAAAGCCACTAAGCTTCAGGTTTATCTAAACCGTACTATAAACCGACACAGGTGGTCAGGTAGAGAATACTCAGGCGCTTGAGAGAACTCGGGTGAAGGAACTAGGCAAAATAGCACCGTAACTTCGGGAGAAGGTGCGCCGGCGTAGATTGTAGTCCCTTGCGGATGAAGGTTGAACCGGTCGAAGATACCAGCTGGCTGCAACTGTTTATTAAAAACACAGCACTCTGCAAACACGAAAGTGGACGTATAGGGTGTGATGCCTGCCCGGTGCTGGAAGGTTAATTGATGGTGTTATCGAAAGAGAAGCTCCTGATCGAAGCCCCAGTAAACGGCGGCCGTAACTATAACGGTCCTAAGGTAGCGAAATTCCTTGTCGGGTAAGTTCCGACCTGCACGAATGGCATAATGATGGCCAGGCTGTCTCCACCCGAGACTCAGTGAAATTGAAATCGCCGTGAAGATGCGGTGTACCCGCGGCTAGACGGAAAGACCCCGTGAACCTTTACTATAGCTTGACACTGAACATTGAATTTTGATGTGTAGGATAGGTGGGAGCCTTTGAAGCAGTCACGCCAGTGATTGTGGAGGCGTCCTTGAAATACCACCCTTTAACGTTTGATGTTCTAACGAAGTACTCGGAACGAGTACTCGGACAGTGTCTGGTGGGTAGTTTGACTGGGGCGGTCTCCTCCCAAAGAGTAACGGAGGAGCACGAAGGTTTGCTAATCACGGTCGGACATCGTGAGGTTAGTGCAATGGTAGAAGCAAGCTTAACTGCGAGACAGACAAGTCGAGCAGGTGCGAAAGCAGGTCATAGTGATCCGGTGGTTCTGAATGGAAGGGCCATCGCTCAACGGATAAAAGGTACTCCGGGGATAACAGGCTGATACCGCCCAAGAGTTCATATCGACGGCGGTGTTTGGCACCTCGATGTCGGCTCATCACATCCTGGGGCTGAAGTAGGTCCCAAGGGTATGGCTGTTCGCCATTTAAAGTGGTACGCGAGCTGGGTTTAGAACGTCGTGAGACAGTTCGGTCCCTATCTGCCGTGGGCGTTGGAGAATTGGTTGGGGCTGCTCCTAGTACGAGAGGACCGGAGTGGACGCACCGCTGGTGTTTCGGTTGTGTCGCCAGACGCATTGCCGAGTAGCTATGTGCGGAAGAGATAAGTGCTGAAAGCATCTAAGCACGAAACTTGCCAAGAGATGAGTTCTCCCAGACTATAAGTCTGTAAGGGTTGTTGGAGACTACGACGTAGATAGGTGGGGTGTGTAAGCGTTGCGAGACGTTGAGCTAACCCATACTAATTGCCCGAGAGGCTTAACTATACAACGCTCAAGTGTTTTTATAGAGAAACAAGAAGACACAAGGCGAAGTAAAGTAAAGACTAAACAAAAAAGACGAATGAAGAAAAGACAAACAAAGAGAAGAATACTCAAAGTAGCAGCTTGTTTTTAGATTTTAACTGAATTATCCCGATGACCATAGTGCTGTGGTTCTACCTGACACCATTCCGAACTCAGAAGTAAAACGCAGTAACGTCGATGGTAGTGTGGTGTTTCGCCATGTGAGAGTAGAGCATCATCGGGTTTTACCGAATACATAAGAGAAGATAGATAGAGAGAAGAGCCCCTAAGTAGAGATACTTAGGGGTTTTTGTTATTTCAAACGGTTAATGGCTAAAACTGTGAGTTCTGTTTGGTGAATATGTAAAAAAATGATCAGTTTTTATAATGATTGGCTATAATAGTAAAATTTAAATATTTATATTTTATAAATCTAACTATGAAAAATAAATCACCTATTATTGCTCTAGTGGCAGGGGAAGTATCTGGCGATATTCTCGGAGCAGGGTTAGTTAAAGCATTAAAAGTGCATTATCCAAATGCTCGTTTTATTGGGGTAGCCGGTCCACGAATGATATCAGAGGGTTGCGAGACTTTATTTGATATGGAAGAACTCTCGGTTATGGGTTTAGCTGAGGTGGTTAAACATCTTCCAAGATTACTGAAACGTCGTAAGCAAGTGATTGATGAAATGCTTCAATTAAAGCCCGATATTTTTATTGGTATTGATGCACCGGATTTCAACTTAACTGTTGAAGAAAAACTCAAAGCGAGTGGTATTAAAACTATTCATTATGTGAGCCCATCGGTGTGGGCGTGGCGTCAAAAGCGGGTGTTTAAAATTGGTAGAGCGACTAATTTGGTATTAGCATTTCTGCCGTTTGAGAAGGCATTCTACGATAGGTTTAATGTGCCTTGCCGTTTTATTGGTCATACAATGGCTGATGCAATTCCTTTAGAACAGGATCGTTCGCAAGCCTGTTTATCTCTTAATATTGATGAAAGCAAACGCTATATGGCAATTTTGGTGGGAAGTAGAGGTAGCGAAATTCAATTTTTAGCTGAGCCATTTTTAAAAACAGCTCAACTTCTAAAGGCTCGCTTTCCTGATTTGCAATTCTTAGTCCCAATGGTTAATGAAAAGCGATTTGTGCAATTTAATGAGATTAAAGCACAAGTTGCTCCAGAACTAGAGCTTACTATTATTCAAGGCAAGGCTCGTGAAGCGATGATTGCAGCGGAATGTACGCTCTTAGCGTCCGGCACGGCTGCATTAGAAGCAATGCTGTGCAAATCGCCAATGGTTGTTGGCTATAAAATGAAACCGCTTACTTATTGGTTGGCAAAAAGGTTGGTTAAGACAGACTATATTTCTCTGCCTAATTTACTTGCTCAAGAGCTTCTTGTGCCAGAGTTAATCCAAGAGGAGTGTAATCCGGAGAATTTGGCAAAACATTTAACGGTTTTCCTTGCAGATGATATAGAAAGCCAAACTAAGAAGTCAGCTTTAAAGCAGCGATTTGTTGAGTTGCACAAGTCAATTCAATGTAATGCAGATGAGCAAGCGGCTCAAGCGGTTGTTGATTTATTAAATAGTTCTACAAGCGGTCATATTTATTGATTTTTTTGCAAAAAGGGAAGAGGTATGTGGAAAGAAGTTTTACTTAATTATGGGATTTTCTTATTAGAATTATTAACGGTTTTCGGCATTATTGCAGTGGTAGTAATGTTGATTTTGGAGTCCAAAAAACAAACTGAGAATGGTACAGTATCTATTACAAATTTAACGAAAAAATATAAGGAACAGCAAAAATCACTTGCAGGATTTTTCTTGAGTGAAGCAGAGCTAAAGCATCAAGAAAAGCAAGAGAAAAAAGCGGAGAAAGAGAAGGCAAAAGCTGAGAAGAGACGTTTAAAAGAAGGTGGAGAAAGCGAAGAAGCCCCATCTCGCTTGTTTGTACTGAATTTTAATGGCGATATGATGGCACACGAGGTTAATTCTCTACGCCGAGAAATTGATGCAGTGATTAGCCTTGCTAATCCAGAAAAAGATGAAGTATTGCTCAGATTAGAAAGCCCAGGTGGTGTGGTTCACGGTTATGGGTTAGCAGCTTCACAGTTGCAACGCTTGCGTTATCGCAATATTCCTTTAATTGCAGCGGTGGATAAAGTTGCTGCAAGCGGTGGTTATATGATGGCTTGTGTGGCAAATAAAATTGTGTCTGCTCCGTTTGCGGTGATTGGCTCGGTAGGTGTTGTAGCTCAAGTGCCAAATATTCATCGTTTCCTGAAAAAACACGATATTGATGTGGATGTGATGACTGCAGGCGAATATAAACGTACAGTAACTTTAGTCGGCGAAAATACAGAGAAAGGTAAGCAAAAATTCCAACAAGAATTGGAAGAAACTCATTTATTGTTCAAACAATTTGTCGCTCAACACCGCCCACAATTAGATATTGAAAAAGTAGCAACAGGTGAACATTGGTTCGGACAGCAAGCGATTGAGTTAAATTTAGTAGATGAAATTGCAACCAGTGATGATCTTATTTTAAATGCAATCTTTGAGAAAGAGGTGATTGAATTGAAATATAAAGAGAAGAAGAAATTGAGCCAGAAAATCGGCTCACAGTTAGAACAATCTGCGGAAAATGTGTTAACTAAGATCTTAAATAAAGGTCGTTCAACGATAATGTAGTGTCAAACAAAAGAGCTGAACTTTATTGAGTTCAGCCTTTTCATTTTATACGTTATTATGCTGTTTTTCTTGTTTAGTATGGTAAAAATAGAGGTAAATTAGCCCGATAGGTGCGATAAGAATCGCAAAGCTATAGCAAAAGAGCATCGTAAATAACTTTACAATCAAAACTAAAATTGCATTCGCAAAGAATATATTATTGCCTAAAATATAGTCAATGATACTTTCATACACAAAACGTGCGTAAGGGTAAAGAAATTGGCTAATAATAAGGATTGCTAGTAATGGTATATTCCAGTCGCCTGTTTTAGGGTGCTTTACGCCAGCAAAGATAAATAAGGCAAGAATTAGTAGCCCAAATAAGAAATGTCTTAGATAGTAATTAAGTGATAACCCACCAAATGTTTTTTGAATGATATTTGCCATTGTTTCTCCTTACTATAAGTTTTATAAGCGGTTTAAATTTGCAAAATTTTTACAAAATTAAACCGCTTTTTATTACTCATTTACCACAAAACAGGCAATGCGAGTGCCATCTGCATAGGTCTTGAGATCGGGCTGGCTAACACGGCATAGATCAGTTGCAAAACGACAACGAGCATTAAAAGCACAGCCTCTCGGTGGCTTAAGCGGGCTTGGTAATTCACCTGTTAGCTTAATGCGTTCACGACGTTGATTTGGATCTAAACGTGGTGTTGCTGAGAGCAAGGCTTGTGTATAAGGGTGGCGAGGGTTGCTAAAAATCGTTTTAGTGTCGCCTTGTTCAACACAACGCCCTAAATACATAACCATCACTTCATCTGCAATGTGTTCAACAACAGATAAATCGTGTGAAATAAAGACATAAGACAGACCCATTTCTTCTTGTAGATCCATCATCAAGTTAAGCACTTGGGCTCGAACCGAAACGTCTAAGGCGGAAACGGGCTCATCAGCCACTACAATGTCAGGTTGTAGCATCAAACCACGAGCAATGGCGATTCGCTGGCGTTGTCCACCGGAGAACATATGTGGATAGCGGTCATAAAATTCAGGTTTTAACCCGACTTTTGCCATCATTTCTAATACTTTTTCTTTACGCTGTTTTGCAGATAAATCGGTATTAATCAGCAATGGTTCTTCCAAAATCGCCCCTACTTTTTTGCGAGGATTGAGCGAGCTATATGGATTTTGGAACACAATCTGAATTTTTTTACGGCGTAACTGGGTGGTTTCTTTATCATTTACTAAGAAATTCTGCCCGTTGTAGAATAATTCTCCCTCAGTTGGGCTTTCAATCATTGTGAGCATTCGCCCTAAAGTTGATTTTCCACAGCCCGATTCGCCTACAATCGCCAATGTTTTGCCACGTTCAAGCGTGAATGACACACCATCAACCGCTTTAACCAGCTTTGGTGGCGAGAACATTCCCTTTTTAACCGGGTAATATTTTTTTAAATTAATCGCATCGAGAAGCGGTGCGTTTTTATTATTTTTTTGTAAATCGCTCATTTTAACCTCTCAGATGTTGTTCAAATGCAAGTGGTGTGCCCGCAAGTGTTAAAGGGGTATGGCATTTTACTTGTCTGCCATTGATAGTCTGCATTAGAGGTTCTTCTACACGACATTTATCCGTTGCATAAGGGCAGCGAGGATTGAGCAAACAGCCCTGTGGTCGGTCGTATTTACCTGGTACAACGCCTGGTAGAGATTGCAAACGAGATTTCCCTTCGGCAAATTCAGGCAAGGCTTTCAGCAATGCTTGGGTGTAAGGGTGAAGTGGCGAGCTGAAAATTTCTGCTGCTTTTCCTTCTTCAACCACTTGTCCTGCATACATTACGATAATACGGTGAGCCGCTTCTGCTACAAGAGCAAGATCGTGAGTAATCAGAATTAACGCCATATTTTCTTTGCGTTGTAACTCTAAAAGTAAGTCAATGATCTGTGCTTGAATGGTTACATCTAATGCGGTGGTTGGCTCATCGGCAATCAATAATTTAGGGTTACAGGCAATCGCCATTGCAATCATTACTCGCTGGCTCATACCGCCTGAAAGTTGGTGCGGATAAACCTCTAAACGAGACTCAGGATCCGGAATACCCACCATTGTAAGTAGCTCAACAGCTCGCTCACGGCGACTTGCTTTTGAACCTCCTTGATGGACTTTTAACGCTTCCATAATCTGATAACCAACAGTGTAGCTTGGGTTGAGGCTAGTCATTGCATCTTGGAAAATCATAGACACATCAGCACCTACAATTTGCTGTTTTTGCTTTGGTTTTAATGCCAACAAATCATTGCCGTTAAAATGTAAATTTTCCGCCATTACACGACCGGGAAAGTCGATTAAGCCCATAATTGCTAATGAACTCACCGATTTCCCTGAACCTGACTCGCCAACAATGCCTAATACTTCGCCTTCGTTGATTTCGTAGCTTACGCGATCCACCGCTTTAAATGGCGTTTTTTCATCGCCAAAATGGACGGAAAGCTGATTAACAGTTAATAATGCCATCTTGTCCCTCCTATTGTTTTAGTTTTGGATCGAGTGCGTCACGCAAACCATCGCCCATTAAGTTGAAGGCTAACACTAACGATAAAATAGCTAGACCCGGAATGGTAACTAACCAGTTTGCGGATTGCATAAAGCCACGTGATTCTGCCAACATCGTACCCAGTTCAGGTGTTGGGGGCTGAGCCCCAATGCCTAAAAAGCCGAGTGCGGCAAGTTCTAAAATCGCATTTGAAATCCCCATTGTCATTTGAACGATCAGTGGAGCTAAACAGTTTGGTAAGATAACTACAAACATTAAGCGGAACACACTTGCACCGGCTACACGGGAAGCGGTTACATAATCACGGTTTTTCTCACTTAATACTTGAGCACGAGTTAAACGTACATAACTTGGAATGGACACTGCCGCAATCGCAATTGCCGCATTGGTGAGCGATGGACCAAGAATGGTCACTACCCCGATAGTTAATAGCAGGCTTGGAATAGCCAACATAATATCCACAAATCGCA
The sequence above is a segment of the Mannheimia bovis genome. Coding sequences within it:
- the sohB gene encoding protease SohB codes for the protein MWKEVLLNYGIFLLELLTVFGIIAVVVMLILESKKQTENGTVSITNLTKKYKEQQKSLAGFFLSEAELKHQEKQEKKAEKEKAKAEKRRLKEGGESEEAPSRLFVLNFNGDMMAHEVNSLRREIDAVISLANPEKDEVLLRLESPGGVVHGYGLAASQLQRLRYRNIPLIAAVDKVAASGGYMMACVANKIVSAPFAVIGSVGVVAQVPNIHRFLKKHDIDVDVMTAGEYKRTVTLVGENTEKGKQKFQQELEETHLLFKQFVAQHRPQLDIEKVATGEHWFGQQAIELNLVDEIATSDDLILNAIFEKEVIELKYKEKKKLSQKIGSQLEQSAENVLTKILNKGRSTIM
- a CDS encoding ABC transporter permease subunit → MSSITLSAPKPKTPLQEFWYYFCQNRGALIGLAFIAIVFVACVFAPWVAPFDPIEQNRSALLLPPAWLEGGNSAHLLGTDDIGRDILSRIIYGARLSVFIGLIIVLLSCVFGVILGLVAGYYGGMLDIIIMRFVDIMLAIPSLLLTIGVVTILGPSLTNAAIAIAAVSIPSYVRLTRAQVLSEKNRDYVTASRVAGASVFRLMFVVILPNCLAPLIVQMTMGISNAILELAALGFLGIGAQPPTPELGTMLAESRGFMQSANWLVTIPGLAILSLVLAFNLMGDGLRDALDPKLKQ
- the lpxB gene encoding lipid-A-disaccharide synthase, producing the protein MKNKSPIIALVAGEVSGDILGAGLVKALKVHYPNARFIGVAGPRMISEGCETLFDMEELSVMGLAEVVKHLPRLLKRRKQVIDEMLQLKPDIFIGIDAPDFNLTVEEKLKASGIKTIHYVSPSVWAWRQKRVFKIGRATNLVLAFLPFEKAFYDRFNVPCRFIGHTMADAIPLEQDRSQACLSLNIDESKRYMAILVGSRGSEIQFLAEPFLKTAQLLKARFPDLQFLVPMVNEKRFVQFNEIKAQVAPELELTIIQGKAREAMIAAECTLLASGTAALEAMLCKSPMVVGYKMKPLTYWLAKRLVKTDYISLPNLLAQELLVPELIQEECNPENLAKHLTVFLADDIESQTKKSALKQRFVELHKSIQCNADEQAAQAVVDLLNSSTSGHIY
- the dppD gene encoding dipeptide ABC transporter ATP-binding protein; this encodes MALLTVNQLSVHFGDEKTPFKAVDRVSYEINEGEVLGIVGESGSGKSVSSLAIMGLIDFPGRVMAENLHFNGNDLLALKPKQKQQIVGADVSMIFQDAMTSLNPSYTVGYQIMEALKVHQGGSKASRRERAVELLTMVGIPDPESRLEVYPHQLSGGMSQRVMIAMAIACNPKLLIADEPTTALDVTIQAQIIDLLLELQRKENMALILITHDLALVAEAAHRIIVMYAGQVVEEGKAAEIFSSPLHPYTQALLKALPEFAEGKSRLQSLPGVVPGKYDRPQGCLLNPRCPYATDKCRVEEPLMQTINGRQVKCHTPLTLAGTPLAFEQHLRG
- a CDS encoding peptide ABC transporter ATP-binding protein → MSDLQKNNKNAPLLDAINLKKYYPVKKGMFSPPKLVKAVDGVSFTLERGKTLAIVGESGCGKSTLGRMLTMIESPTEGELFYNGQNFLVNDKETTQLRRKKIQIVFQNPYSSLNPRKKVGAILEEPLLINTDLSAKQRKEKVLEMMAKVGLKPEFYDRYPHMFSGGQRQRIAIARGLMLQPDIVVADEPVSALDVSVRAQVLNLMMDLQEEMGLSYVFISHDLSVVEHIADEVMVMYLGRCVEQGDTKTIFSNPRHPYTQALLSATPRLDPNQRRERIKLTGELPSPLKPPRGCAFNARCRFATDLCRVSQPDLKTYADGTRIACFVVNE